The window CGTGGCCGTGTAACCCGGACAAGGTGCTGATATCCCACCTTCCGGACACCAGGCAGATCCTGTCCTTTGGCAGCGGTTATGGAGGGAACTCTCTGCTGGGGAAGAAGTGCTTCGCCCTCCGCATCGCCTCCCGTATCGCCAAAGACGAAGGCTGGCTGGCCGAGCACATGCTGGTGAGGGCGGTCGCCGTCTCCGGTTGTTGCCCCTCTGCCCCTCTCGGCTCCGGTTTAGAGCCGCCTTTAGCAATTAGCAGCTCCTTTTCACATCTGGGCGTTACAGTGAAATCTGAATGACATTTAGATTTAGAGATTACAGGAGTGGTGGTTAAAAAGTGGACACTTTCCTGCCTCCTCAGATCCTGGGTATCACCAACCCTCAGGGGGTGAAGCGTTACGTGGCGGCGGCCTTCCCTAGCGCCTGCGGCAAAACCAACCTGGCCATGATGAAGCCGACTCTGCCAGGCTGGAAGGTGGAATGTGTTGGTGACGACATTGCCTGGATGAAGTTTGACAACCAAGGTAAGGCAGGAAATTTGGTAAAGTGTCACGTTTGGGTCTCCGACAATAGCGTTTGTAGCTGGGAGCGATCCGTCCTTAAAGTTTGAGGCATGATTCCATCCTCCCTGCAGGTAAACTGAGAGCCATCAACCCAGAGAACGGCTTCTTCGGCGTCGCACCCGGCACCTCTGACAAGACCAACCCCTACGCCATGGCCACCATCGCCAAAAACACCGTCTTCACTAATGTCGGCGAGACCAGCGACGGAGGAGTGTGGTGGGAAGGTCTGGACCCTCCTGCAGCTGGAGTCACACTGACTGACTGGCACGGAAAAACCTGGAAGCCAGGTAACGGCCTCGGCGCCGACACGTCGCTCTAACGCCGCTGCACAGCTTCTCAGCTCTACCTGgagttttctgtctgtctgtgtggagtttttctcccacagtccaaaaacatgcaaatctGGTTGACCGGGGATGGTGGCTTGTGTCGTTCactgctgggatggactccagcaccCCCGCGACCCCCATTAGAACGAGTATTAACTGATTCTCGGAAACagtgccacctagtggcgaAAGGTTTAATAGACTGACCGGGGACGAGACGTAATAAAGTAAAATATTATCAAACCCCAGTCAAATGCAACCATTGTGATATGAAGACATAAGCCTCAGGCTCCATCTCAGAGTGTCCTGACCCAGTCGCTCAGTCGTGGATCACTATCAGGCTTGCACATCATAAActgttctttcctttcttttaaaagGAAGCTCCACTCTGTGCGCTCATCCCAATTCCCGATTCTGCGCCCCCGCCAGTCAGTGTCCCATCATAGACCCTCTGTGGGAGAGTGAGGAAGGCGTTCCCATCGACGCCATCATCTTCGGTGGCAGGAGGCCAGAAGGTTAGTCCCGCGTCCCACCACAGACGAGTTTCTGTCCTCGCAGGAAGGAAAACGAGCTGAAGTACCTTTCGAGTCTTTATTGTTGCCgagaggcggcggcgtgacTTAAATGTTGATGTCGTCAGGTGTCCCGCTTGTCTACGAATCTTTCAACTGGAAGCACGGAGTGTTTGTTGGGGCGGCGATGAGGTCAGAGGCCACGGCAGCTGCCGAGCATAAAGGTACAGTCGTGGTAAATCTGACCAGTTCAGTTGCTGCCGTGTCCTGGATCACGCAAACATTCGGGCCGTGTAACGTTTTTCCGCAGGCAAGGTCCTCATGCACGACCCCTTCGCCATGCGTCCCTTCTTCGGGTACAACTTTGGCGACTACCTCGCGCACTGGCTGAGCATGGAGAGCCGAAAAGCCCCCACTCAGCTGCCAAAGATCTTCCACGTCAACTGGTTCAGAAAGGACCCGGCCAGCGGCGCCTTCCTCTGGCCAGGCTTCGGCGAAAACGCCCGCGTCCTGGAGTGGATCTTCAAGCGCTGCGGCCGAGAGAGGGAAGACGAGGCGGCCGAGAAGAGCGTCATCGGCTGGCTGCCGCAGAGCGGCACCATCGACACTTCGGGCCTGAGCGGCAGCGTGGACATGGACGCCCTCTTCCATGTGCCAAAGGCCTTCTGGCAGAAGGAGACAAAGGAGTTAAGAGCGTACTTCAGTCAGCAGGTTGGGGGCGACCTGCCAGCTCAGGTGGAGGCCGAGCTCAAGGCGCTGGAGGACAGGGTGCACGGCTGAAACGTTCCAGGACCAGGAAGACTCAGGATCCAGACCACTAGGGTGCAATTAGTTGCCGGCTGTGTTTACACGCTCAGAGAATTCGGTGTTCGGTCAGGTTAGCTACAGTTTTTATCCTCAGAAATCCACCAGATTCCTGTCACTCACACCTTCCACTACAGCTAAAAACAAAGCTCTACACGCTCTTTAAACACTGACTGGCCTGCTGCTAAGTTACAAATGGTGaatggcagctgcagcagccaaaCCTCAGACCGACGCCTCTCTGTGCACGTAAACACACTCAGCAACGCTTGTCTTTCTCTTTTATGAAGggaagtttttttgtttttttttaagaaaagatGTCAGATTAGGAGTTTCAGAAGGAGAAAAAGCTATTAATCGCTGGTGCATACCTACAATAGTTAACACTATTCCTGTAAGACTGGGGGGATCATGAAGAAGAATGGGGTGTCTTTACTCACTGGAGCCGTTGCGGTACTAAAGGACAATCAGCCTGGCTGACAAGGGTCTCTGAGATTCTTATGTTTACAAGCTGAAGCCCAAAgatcatttttgtcttttgtacTCATGCAGCTGTTAAATAAAAGGAATTAAGTAGATAGAAGCACCAATTCTTAGTAAGAAACGCAGCCTTTGCTATTTGGGTTTGGAGGATATTGTCGGTATCAGTCggggccacaagggggcgcgtCACGTTCCACCCAGCAGTTTATCAATGTTTGTGACCAGATTgtacaatttcaggtgaagtttaCACTTAATGTGAAATGTCAGCCCAACAATGCAACTGAGATTATGAGATTAATATTTTTAGTGGAATGCCCGCATTTTTATTACAGTCAAATGATTAAATATCTTACAATTACAAAAAAATTGTCTCTTTTTTCATTCAAACATATTTGACAAAGACATGAAAATATTAAAGATTGCAGGCATCTATTTGTTTGAGCTGTGAGAGATACAGACAGACATGAACATAAAATAAGAATATAAAATAAGAAGATATAACACCAGTAAGATTAAAGTTGAGGACCGCAGCTTGTTTGTCAGCATCTGTCAGCAGGTCTGGAGCTCCTGGGTGAGATACTGACCTGCTGGTTAATGTTACTGCAGGAATCTCAGCACTGGTTGGTATGTTTCACCCTATGACCTCGCTCAACACAAGGTGCgcaagggtcagaggtcaggaggacACAACCGTCTGGTTAGCCTGAAGCACTTTGGAAACTAAAACTGGCTCCTTATTTGCTTTTTTGGTAAATTTAATTCTAGAAAAAGGAACAATCTCATCATCATAGGGGGACACTGTCGTGCCAGCCCATGCACAACTAAAAAGATTCCAGAGATGTGACGGAAGGAGGGCgcttcctgcagcagccagacaaCGCATGTTGATTTGTATCAGCAACTCAGCAGATAATGGTTAAAACCACTGATCCGCTCAGGCCCCCAGCTTGTTTTGCCTGCATGAAGCCGCTGACAGATCCCTAAAGTGGTGAAACGCTCCGGCTGCTAATGAGGTGATGTCATCCCCATTTACGTCTGCACCTAATTATCACCTCACACACCATTTAACAGTTGAAGCCGGTTCAACCACTGTGCTTCGATATGTTCAATTAATTTAAGGCTTGAGATGAAGTTTGGTTCTTCTGGGCATCAACAGAAACTGGATTAGCTAgatttaattatattttaaaaaaatacacacataagTTTAACTTTGTCAGCAAGAGTTCTGCTCAGGTGACTCTGGATTCagatctttattttaaaaattatttaccTGCTTTATGGTCCAGTTTGGGGTGTGTACATGCACGCGTACATGCACAGCCACTGAAAGCTGACACCTGACAGGATTGTACACAGTTTTCcaaagaatttaaaaataatggaGAAGATAATAAGAGCAATGAAAACATTCTAGAATTGATAAAAGAGTATCCAAATAGTCAGCAACGTGTGGCGACACGAGAGCAGAGTTTTGCTTTGTTCTTGTCAGAACATTCCACCACAGAGCtgcaagctgcagcagctgactgTGATGCTGGAATTAAAAGGAATGAGAGTCAGCtccaaaacagaaagaaagacatttaaaataaataaacaaataaatacattaaaccCCTGCATCTGACGTTTTCAACCAGTTATTTGTTGCTATTTTTTAAACAGGTTCCCTCGATCACGATTGTTGTGTGTTCAACTCCAGTTAACCAGACAATGATTCAATCTAAAACAGCCGCGTTACACCTGAAGCTGGGGATTACCCGAAATGACCGCTAGAGGGCGAAATAACTCCAGAGACACGACTACACATTTTATATAAATTcgctttttaaaattttctttcAGCACATTTAGGTTATTCTTGAATAGGTCGAATCCCATTAAGTccactgtgttttattttgcgGTATTATTAAATAACTAGTAAGAGCAAagttataaaaataaattcaaaagcagagatttctttctttcttttctgcttgtttgAGTCCATTCAGCAGCGTTGAAAGGAAGTTCCTCTCAGGAATCATTAGTTTGACATCAACACTGGCAAAAGCTCTGTGCTGTCTAAGcctgcacattcacacacacacacacacacacacacacacacacacacacacacacacacacacacacacacacacacacacacaataacctGACTGTGTGGTGCCAAGAGCatgcaaactgcagcagctgatgcagAATAAAAGGCTGTTTTTCTCAGGTGAAAGCTGATTCTTCCGTCTTGGGCAGCGTTTCAAGGCTGCAGTGTACCCACAACTATACATTACACTACAAGTGTTTCTCTAGAACACCTGGTCATATTTTACTGATGAATATCCTTGGGATGAAACCACTGATCTGCAGTCTGAGAGCTGAGAACTGAAGCAGCTTTTCCAGACATCATGTCTGGTGGCAGTCGGCATCGCGAgtatcaaataaaaacaagtcGGCTCACTCCTCTGGCGCTAATGGCCTTTTATCGGTCCATCATCATAACAGTTCATGCGTTTCCACGGTTGGGAACGCACGGAAACACCCATCTGAAAAATGTGAGGCGGCTCCACCTGTAACAAACACTTAGGCAGCCGTCAGAAAAGTGTTAAACTCCTGACTGTCATGCAAACACGCAGCATTGTTTTGAGCTGCTGCCGCCTGCAGCTGCCGTGATGGGAAACACCGgcacgtgtgcgcgcgcacCCAAAAACGTGAGGCCCCGTTGGAAATGCcacatttatttagaaaaacacatagAGGGATTTATTTCTGTGCAAGTATTCAAACACTATATAAAGCAGTTTGTTTAATATTAACGCGATATAATTCGTGCTGATCCCGGAATACAACAAAAGATTtaacaaaacctttttttttttttaaagtgtcacTCCATCTTACAGCCAAGAAAATACATTCAAATCTTTTACACAACTGAGTTTGATTcttaaacacaaagaaatgaaagaagaaaCTTCACGTCGCTGCATCATGTCTGCACTTTAACACGCACTCAGCACAAACATCATAAAGTTCAGGTCTCACTGGCAATCGACTAATTAGATGCACAAAACATTTACACTCCTTTTCCTGCAGGTTTCCCACCTCGAAGCTTAAGCGAGTGAATTTGGACCATCTGTTATCTACAGCAACCACATCTAAAAAAAGCAATCGTGCGGTAAAAATGTACCTCTTGATCTCACGTCTCCCTGGTTACCGCAGGGAGATTCAAAACATTGGTCTTGATTAGAGTTCcgtctctttttcttcttcttcacttgtTTCTAAATAATATTCATCATCCGTTGTTGTCTCTGAACTGTTGTCTGAAAACTCCTCAAACGTGCCCAGTCTGGAGACGCGTCCCCTGGCAGGTAAATGTCCTCTAGAGGGGCCGTCTATCGGCGAGACTGGAAAGATGGGAGAAGACAGGCTGGGAGGTTTGGACATCTGCCGGGACACCGGTGACAGAGGAGGCGTGGGAGGAGGGGTCGGAGGACCCCCTGCGTCCCAGGTGAAGTGCGAGACGCTGATGTTCGGGCCCACAAAGTGGCCTGGCTTTGCCATCAAGGTCTCTCCAGAGTTCCAACTGGACAAACACTTGGTCAGCGAGCGAGGGAGAGATCTTGACCTTATTTTGGACGGGCCGTTAGCGCAGTACATTTGAAAACCCTTGCTCACCCTGGCCCAGTCTGgggccagcagcaggtccaggtcctggtgCTTGCCTGCATATGTCAATGCAGATTCACAAAGGTTGCCCACACTCATGACTCTGGAGCCAGTGGAAATGCGACCAGGTCCTGAAGGTCGACTGGAGAGAATGGAACTAACAGAGTAGGACCTTCCCGGCTCAATGCCGTACTTCAGGTCAGCACAGGACGAGTATTCAGGTTCTAGTGAGGGACTCGAACTCAGAGGACCCGTGGATACCCGACCTCTCCTCAAACCCGCTAAGCTGAATCCCTCTCCGGGCTCACAAGGGGAGGCAGGTTCTCTGCGTCGGGGCAGTTTTGGGCTGTAGAAGACATCGTCCGTAACGTCGGACGATGGAATTGAGGAGACTGGAGAAAGTGATGGAAATGGGGAAAACGGACTTCTGGGGCTGGGGGTGGACTTCCCAGCGGGGGATACCGGCCTTCGACCTGGACCGGCATCACTGCAAGAGAGGAAGTGGTCAAAGTGATGTGTTGTCGGATTGTGTGGCTGGTTTACGCACATTTGCTCGGTAGGAGAGCTTTCCTTGGGAGAAGATTTGCCAGACCAGCTGCAAACCCCGCCCCCAGcctttgtgttttcagagggTGGAGTGAGAGGGGACCTGGGTGGTGTCCATCTACTAATGTCCTCTGCTTCCTTCTCCTTGGACGGGAGCTCTTGCTCTTGAGTCGCTACACTCTTGGGACTGTCAGTAGCGGCAACACTGACGCTGCTGGCCTCGCTGGAGCCACTAACAGAAGGGGTCTGGGAGGTTCGCCTCCACTTCCAGGGGAAGGACAGATCATCCTCAGACCGCCTGGTGCTAAAGGTTTTTTTGAGCCTGTTGACCATTTGGTCCATTTTGTTATTAGTCTTGTTGGACCTATCTGAGTCTGACCTTGACAAGTTGGCGTTTGGAGTGCTCGTGCTCCTCTTCAGTGCAAAGCGGCCTCTCTTTTGGATTTGTTCATTGCTGGTCTCCATTGAAAAAAACCTACTTTTACCCAGTAAACCTTCTCTGGAGCCTTTCTTTGAGTTTTCATCCTCTGGAGTCTGGGGTCCTGTCAAACTGTTGCCATTGGAGTCTTGATCCGGAAGATCTTCAGCTCTGTTGCTCCGGCCCAACGCTGGCCGTGGACTCAACTGCGACTCTTGAGAAACTGGAGGATTTGCAGGATGTCCCACAGGGTTCAGCGGGATCTTTGGAGATGTAGATACATCTGTCTTAGGTTTAATGCTGTAAACCAGCGTCTCAGTTATGAGTGTTGATAGGGAACCGTGACTCTGTGGGATGACTTCAACCCTGCTGTTGACTGGTAGTATCTGTCCATTCTGGTGATCTTGGTATTTATTTCCGTTGTGGTTCTTGTTATCTTGGTCCTTGCCTGAAGCCCCCCATCGGTCACTAGTGCTAGCTTTGGTCTGAAAAGGCGAAGGCTGAGGCTGTGGGGGGCCGATGGGGGATTGAACAGGCTTGGCCACAGGAAAGGCTGAGCGGCCTGTTGGGTCAGTAGGCGTGGACAGACGTCCATAATTGTTGGGTTGTAAGGGTTGTTGGGTCAGTAGCAATCGAGGGGTTGGGACCTTAGCTTCTTTCTGTGCTGTCCTTGTGGACATTAGAGCTGTGTATGGTGGAGAAGTGTATCGATGCTTATAAGACAATTCAGGAGGCAGGGAGAGCGAACCAGAGGAGCCCAAGTGAGCCGTGCCGGACTCCAACGACAGAGTCCTCTCGTGTCTACTTGTTGTTAAGGTGTGTCTCCCCTGGTTGGACGCCGTACAATCGCTGGGAGTTAGTTCAAATGTCTCTTTCCGTCTAGAGGCTAAATCAGCGGAATCAGACGACAGGGAGCGATACTTTCCTGGCTTTCCCACCAGTATGCTGGAGATCTTTGGCGTTCGGGAACAAACAGGAGAAGCATTTGCACTTGGATTACTTGATCTTAGCAAGTTGAAGATGCTCGGAGCTTTAGGGCTCACCGAGGGTCTGGAAGGAGGAGTGTCCGCCGGGGATTTGGCCTGCTCGGCCTTTCCAGCTCTGCCTTTCTGAGACTGTTGAACGTCCACGGAGTCCTCCCACGTGACCCGTCTGGCTTTCTTACCCTCTGCCCGAGCATTCTTGTTTTTAGAGTCTTTTTCTAGGCTGCTTGACAAAGTTCTTCCTTCATTTGGGCTCATAGATCCAGAGTAGCTGGGGCTGGAGATGATCGGCGTTGCCGGGGGCGTCAATAGAGAACTGGTGATTGTGGTGGGAGTAGATGGGAGCGCGGGGGCCACCGAGGGAGAGAGCGGAGATGTGCTGCAGGCGGTGGCGGGTCCAGAACGGTTGTGTGGAGGTGTTGTGGAAGCTGTGGGTACAGGACTATAGCTTGTTTTAGGGTAAGCGCTGACGGTGGGGATGAGAGTAGACACCGGTTTAGGGTGAAAAGGGATGGAGGCGTAGCTCCTTTCAAAGCCGAGAGGCGAGGTGTTGAATGGTCTGGACAACTTGGGGGTTTGAAGAAACACGCCACCGTTGGAAGAAGCTTGAATGTTGCTGTGCGATGGGACCGAAGCAGTATCGGATGTTACGGGGAGACTCGAGGAAGCTTCTCTGGTGTTGGTCGAAATGGAGGCCGATGGTTTGGTAAATGTTTGAGGGACGGTGTGGTGAGAACTGGCTTGAGAATATTTAGGGTACCTCCAGGAGATGGGGTCACAGCTTGTGGCGGTCAGCAAAGGAGGCTGTAATTCGCTTGCATTTGCTGCTGAATGACCATTATTGATGTAAATCTTGGTAAAACCTTTACTTGTTGTctgttctgcagctctgctaaTTTTAGAACCTGGTGAAACACCAGGCAAGCTATGACACTTTAATGCTTCTTTGATGTTTGAACTGGTTTCGAATTGCTGTTTGAAAGCCAATTCTGATTTATGGTGAGTTGACGCCTCGTTTTTTGTTTGTGTAAGGTTGCGAGTTCCATCCTGTGTCTTCATACAACTTTCCAGAGCTGGTGTGGTGTGATTTATGGCTCTATTATTGTGGACTGGATCACCAAGCCAACTGGTGTCAATCCGACTTGGAGAGGCAAAGTCACTTTGAACTTTACGAGGTGAAGCCAAGAGGGTGTTGTTATTAAAGGCATCGGTGGCCGTTAGCGGGGCACCGCAGTCCTGAGAAACTTGCTTCCACCAGGAAGTGGACGTAAGGGTGGTCCTTCTCGGGACAGGGTGAATAAGGGGGTAATGGTCACGTGCGACGTGTCTGGGCGAGGAGTCGGCAGAGATGTTAGCTTGAGCCTGCTGCGTAAAGGGGGTGCCTCTGATTGTGGGCGAGGCTGAAAGCAAGTGTGTCCTAGAGGATGGAGGGGAGCAGACGGGCCCGTTTTCATCTGTCCTGTAAGAAATGGATGGACCCTCTTGGTGTGCTTGTCCGTTATGATCAGGTGTCCTCTGAGACAGTAGGTTTTTCTCAGACAGGGTGGGGGCTGCATTTATAGTGTTCCTGTCATTACAATTTGATCTTCTTAGAGACAAAAGCAAACTGCTGCTTGTTGGTTTCAAGCTCAGAGGTGGCCCTCCCTGGAGACCAGTTTGTGGCGTTGCTCTCCGATCAGGTGGCTcaagggagagaggagataaAGGGTTCGTGGCAGCTGCCTCTCTTTTCTCCATTCTTGCTGAGTTTACATCCAAAGACGCCGTCTGAGTCATTTTCCTCCTGCTTTCATAATCCACAGTTGTCGTACATCCCACAGTGTTTTGCCTGGTGCTTGAAAACGGCGTCCTCACCTGACCTCGAGTCCCGGCTGACGGCGGCTGACCACCGTTGGTCCCATCGTGCGCCTCCGAAATGCCGTTTTCCTCAGATCTTTTGAAGCGTCTCTGTCGGCCACTCCGGTGCGGGGCAAGAACGGTGACCACCGTGGACGACAGCATCTCTGTACTGGGATCAGCGGAGCACCCGAGGGGTCCCTGTCTGTCCACAGACGTAGTTCCAGTTCTTAATTGTGGCCCAGCTGGAATCATGCGCAGTTCTTCACGCTCCCGCGGGCTGACGCCCCCTCTGCAAACGAGTCCATTTACATCTTTCTTCTCAGCTGGTGGACGATCACTGGCAGCGCTGGTTACTGCTTCTGTGTGTCCGTTAACCTGGTAAAGGTAGAGGAGTCATATATTATGATTACAATCCAAACCCCCAAGCTGATGCGTTGCCTCATAATAGTTGTCGTACTGTTACAACGATGTGCCGTAGGTGTCTTCTTCTATCTTTTTCTATTGTTATTAAATTCAACTGTGTCATATTAGTTGAAAAGCTTTTGTGCACCAGTGGCAACAATCAGACTACTTGACTGTGAGACCAGGAGTTAGCTTCTGTTCCCATGCTGGAGCTATTTAAGAGATTCAAGCCTTGACAAACAGGTTATTTTGAATagacaaaatacacacacgcgcacaaacgtgcacgtggAAGCGCGTCAGTCTCAATCTTGAGTCAATCTCAAGTGATTTTGAGCggaaaaatgtgacatttgagaCTGTTTTGAGAGATTAGATTCCTACCTGACAGAGGACGCCGTCTGTGTCGGCACGAGATGTTACAGTCGAACTGGCGGGAGAAGAAAATCACCCAGTTAGTGGATCAGAACCAGATTTCCTGGCCAGGTAttgtcaaacacaaaaaaaaaccctgttacGTTAAAGCTGAGCTCCCTCACGTTAAAGAAAACAACTAATATTTCATGgtgacagcaggacagaaacattGTCTTCCAGCTGCCTGCAGAGGCTCCAGCTGAGGTCTACAGAGGACAGTTCTATATTTATGAGGTCCTCCCAGGTGAAGGTGAACGGAGGTGGGCAGCAATCCATGAGCAAACCCACAGCTCGAGCTGAACACTTCGGACACATTACAAGTGTTTGGTAATAAAGGATGTTCGGGGTGGATGTATCGCCTACATCCCCGCAAAGGCAGTAAAAATAGAGcattgagctttaaatcttggACTGATGGGACTTTGCTGGTTCTTTCCGGGTGTTTTGCATGCGGTGGTGTAAGATCACAGCAAGGATCAGCCAGGGAAGACTATGACACCATTATCTGAATACACAAGGAAACGCTTATGTAAGTTTACAGTGTGGACTGTACGCTCATAAAACTCTTCCTGCCCAGGTAAAAGGCCGACACACAACATAAAGGCTTTTTCTGTAAAACATCTGAGTAACGTGTCTCGGGAATGTGGGTGAGCAGGACGATCGGcattcctctctgtcccagacAGTGTCTCTGGTTCCCATTACAAATTGTCTTCACCACATAAGGACTGGTCCCGCCTGGTGTGAATGTGGCAGAATAGGGGCAAACACCCACACGGCTACGTGCACGCCAAGTAAGGCTCCGATCCTTCACTGAACAACCTGGATTTCCCCGATGGAAACAAGATTCTTATCTTCCAGGCCTGAAAGTGTTAGTCTTAGTAATATTAACGTCCGCCTGAGGCTAAAGGGTTTAGATAATGGATGGACTTCCTTGTTTATTACAGAAGGTCCAGCAGGCTCGAGCTGACATGGCTCAGAGGTTACTGATTGACAAACGCGGGAGGCTTGTGACTTCAGACAATGATCCATCCAGACACATCAGTCGCACCTTTACAAACAGCTCCTGGGAGGTTAACTGTGCTGGAAAGTCAGCTGAGTTTTACATCCGTCCTACTGACATTAGCAACCTTTTAAACACTTAAGGTTGCTCCATCACCAAAGGCTTTAGTGGCTCAGTAGAATAACAGGTTATTGACACAAGAGTGATGGTGTTGAAACAGAAActgatgttgctgatgtttACCTGTGTAAACACGGATCCTTGAGATTGCAGCCGAGTCTGAAGAAGAGGGAAGACGTGAACCTGGATCTGACCGGCTGAGCAGGAAGCTGTGACTGGCTGCAGCAGGCCGCCTCCGGTTGTCTCAGCGGCGGTGCTGCTAACAGGCCTGCTGCAACACATGCAGGATGAGCGCCCGAGGAGTCCCGGTGTTGGGAAGAGTTCACCTTtacctttgtgtgtgtcttcccGTCTGATGGCAGAAGGATGCCACGGATGTCCGTTCGGGATTTGACTGAAGTGACGATTCTCCCGCAGGAAGTTTCCACCGAGTCTTTCATCGTGGCGttctcttcaaaataaaagaagcgTAAATGAgttacaggaaacaggaaagcaCGTCTCGTCTTTTATAACAGCGAGACACCTCGGAGGCTGAACTAAGATCCTGGAACTTAATATTCCAGTAACGGAAATCCTCAGCTGGGagagacaacttcctgtgaCCCCAACTCAACTGAAGAACAACAAACGCTCAGCGAATATGCACATTCCAACATCTCGGAGAACAAAGACACTCACAAAGTGATCATAGCCGAGTCATTAACACAAAAGATGGAGCCATTCATCGGTCCGTCCTCTCAATCGTATGTTTCTATCTAGTTAAAGTTTACGTTGAATTGAAGCCCAAGCAGCcgtgtcctcctgctcctcttatcAGCGCAGCAATGAGCCGATCAGCTGCCGTTATGTAACGATTTGACTGAGCTCACTCCACTTTCTCTTACAACCACAGATAACACCCCCACACGGAGTCACCAACGTGAACTGGCACCAACGCTGCACGCACTGCTGAAGCATCTCAATAGGAATGAGCACGTCAACTtctaacaacacacacacacacacacacgcagcctgGTGTGAAAGGAGCTGGGTCAGAGCAGCGGAATTGTGTTTGGATTAGTGTGAACTGGTAGCAGTGGCTGGTTATGAGGGCTGGGCGGACTGGGACGGATGGTTTGGTGCGTCTGTGAGCTGCGTGGCTACGCTGGGGAGGAAGGTCGGAACGCTCAGGAAGACTGTAGCTGCAGTAAAACCTGGAGGCGGGAGGGTGGAGATGTGGAGCTCCTTCACTGGAAGGCTGCCGGAGCTCCACATCCAGTGGCGTAAACCTGGAGGTCAACACCGTAGGAGCGGATGAGAGCCGAGTTTGTTACGAAGGACTCAATAATATGAGGTTTTCAGGCTTTAAATAACAATCAGCCTAACGA is drawn from Takifugu flavidus isolate HTHZ2018 chromosome 17, ASM371156v2, whole genome shotgun sequence and contains these coding sequences:
- the zmp:0000000991 gene encoding mucin-2 isoform X3; the protein is MNGSIFCVNDSAMITLERHDERLGGNFLRENRHFSQIPNGHPWHPSAIRREDTHKAGLLAAPPLRQPEAACCSQSQLPAQPVRSRFTSSLFFRLGCNLKDPCLHSSTVTSRADTDGVLCQVNGHTEAVTSAASDRPPAEKKDVNGLVCRGGVSPREREELRMIPAGPQLRTGTTSVDRQGPLGCSADPSTEMLSSTVVTVLAPHRSGRQRRFKRSEENGISEAHDGTNGGQPPSAGTRGQVRTPFSSTRQNTVGCTTTVDYESRRKMTQTASLDVNSARMEKREAAATNPLSPLSLEPPDRRATPQTGLQGGPPLSLKPTSSSLLLSLRRSNCNDRNTINAAPTLSEKNLLSQRTPDHNGQAHQEGPSISYRTDENGPVCSPPSSRTHLLSASPTIRGTPFTQQAQANISADSSPRHVARDHYPLIHPVPRRTTLTSTSWWKQVSQDCGAPLTATDAFNNNTLLASPRKVQSDFASPSRIDTSWLGDPVHNNRAINHTTPALESCMKTQDGTRNLTQTKNEASTHHKSELAFKQQFETSSNIKEALKCHSLPGVSPGSKISRAAEQTTSKGFTKIYINNGHSAANASELQPPLLTATSCDPISWRYPKYSQASSHHTVPQTFTKPSASISTNTREASSSLPVTSDTASVPSHSNIQASSNGGVFLQTPKLSRPFNTSPLGFERSYASIPFHPKPVSTLIPTVSAYPKTSYSPVPTASTTPPHNRSGPATACSTSPLSPSVAPALPSTPTTITSSLLTPPATPIISSPSYSGSMSPNEGRTLSSSLEKDSKNKNARAEGKKARRVTWEDSVDVQQSQKGRAGKAEQAKSPADTPPSRPSVSPKAPSIFNLLRSSNPSANASPVCSRTPKISSILVGKPGKYRSLSSDSADLASRRKETFELTPSDCTASNQGRHTLTTSRHERTLSLESGTAHLGSSGSLSLPPELSYKHRYTSPPYTALMSTRTAQKEAKVPTPRLLLTQQPLQPNNYGRLSTPTDPTGRSAFPVAKPVQSPIGPPQPQPSPFQTKASTSDRWGASGKDQDNKNHNGNKYQDHQNGQILPVNSRVEVIPQSHGSLSTLITETLVYSIKPKTDVSTSPKIPLNPVGHPANPPVSQESQLSPRPALGRSNRAEDLPDQDSNGNSLTGPQTPEDENSKKGSREGLLGKSRFFSMETSNEQIQKRGRFALKRSTSTPNANLSRSDSDRSNKTNNKMDQMVNRLKKTFSTRRSEDDLSFPWKWRRTSQTPSVSGSSEASSVSVAATDSPKSVATQEQELPSKEKEAEDISRWTPPRSPLTPPSENTKAGGGVCSWSGKSSPKESSPTEQMCVNQPHNPTTHHFDHFLSCSDAGPGRRPVSPAGKSTPSPRSPFSPFPSLSPVSSIPSSDVTDDVFYSPKLPRRREPASPCEPGEGFSLAGLRRGRVSTGPLSSSPSLEPEYSSCADLKYGIEPGRSYSVSSILSSRPSGPGRISTGSRVMSVGNLCESALTYAGKHQDLDLLLAPDWARVSKGFQMYCANGPSKIRSRSLPRSLTKCLSSWNSGETLMAKPGHFVGPNISVSHFTWDAGGPPTPPPTPPLSPVSRQMSKPPSLSSPIFPVSPIDGPSRGHLPARGRVSRLGTFEEFSDNSSETTTDDEYYLETSEEEEKETEL